The following are encoded together in the Acanthochromis polyacanthus isolate Apoly-LR-REF ecotype Palm Island chromosome 14, KAUST_Apoly_ChrSc, whole genome shotgun sequence genome:
- the piga gene encoding phosphatidylinositol N-acetylglucosaminyltransferase subunit A produces MGQRKRVAAVNNPSSQRHSGVAAEAPRVCNRKHNICMVSDFFYPNMGGVESHIYQLSQCLIEKGHKVVIATHAYGRRKGVRYLTNGLKVYYLPLQVMYNQSTATTCFHSLPLLRCVFVREQITVVHAHSSFSAMAHDALFHAKTMGLNTVFTDHSLFGFADVSSVLTNKLLTVSLCDTNHIVCVSYTSKENTVLRAALNPEIVSVIPNAVDPTDFTPDPSQRQDDRITVVVISRLVYRKGIDLLGGIIPELCLKHPDLHFLIGGEGPKRIVLEEVREKYQLHDRVRLLGALEHKDVRGVLVQGHIFLNTSLTEAFCMAIVEGASCGLQVVSTRVGGIPEVLPEDLITLCEPTVRSLCAGLEAVIARQRSGSVPSPASVHGRVQNLYTWRNVAERTEKVYDRVAGEEVLPLDRRLRRLRAHCGPVAGSIFAFFAVLDFLFLLLMQWLVPDRVMDVAVDATGPQGLWRRETGSRNEAYSKRAMKRLAERETS; encoded by the exons ATGGGCCAACGAAAGAGAGTGGCAGCTGTGAATAACCCTTCATCTCAGAGACACTCCGGGGTTGCTGCAGAGGCTCCCAGAGTCTGCAACAGAAAGCACAACATCTGCATGGTGTCGGACTTTTTCTATCCAAACATGGGCGGAGTAGAAAGTCACATTTACCAGCTATCCCAGTGTCTGATTGAAAAGGGACACAAGGTGGTAATTGCCACCCACGCCTATGGCAGGAGGAAGGGTGTCCGGTACCTGACCAATGGACTGAAGGTTTACTACTTGCCCCTGCAGGTGATGTACAACCAGTCAACTGCCACCACCTGCTTTCACAGCCTCCCACTGCTGCGCTGTGTGTTTGTCAGGGAGCAAATCACTGTGGTGCACGCACACAGCTCGTTCTCTGCTATGGCCCATGATGCACTGTTCCACGCCAAGACCATGGGTCTGAACACT GTGTTCACTGACCACTCGCTCTTCGGCTTTGCTGACGTCAGCTCCGTGCTGACCAACAAGCTTCTGACCGTGTCGCTGTGTGACACCAACCACATCGTGTGTGTGTCGTACACCAGCAAAGAGAACACAGTTCTCCGAGCAGCACTCAACCCAGAGATTGTGTCTGTTATTCCCAACGCCGTTGACCCGACAGACTTCACCCCCGATCCCTCCCAGCGCCAAGACGACAGGATCACAGTTGTTGTGATCAGCCGTCTCGTCTACCGCAAAG GAATTGACCTTCTTGGTGGGATCATCCCAGAACTTTGCCTCAAACATCCTGATCTACATTTCCTGATCGGTGGAGAGGGACCAAAGAGAATTGTGTTGGAGGAAGTGAGAGAGAAATACCAACTACATGACCG GGTGCGTCTGCTGGGGGCTCTGGAGCATAAAGACGTCCGTGGCGTTTTGGTGCAGGGTCACATCTTCCTCAACACGTCTCTGACCGAAGCGTTCTGTATGGCCATCGTGGAGGGAGCCAGCTGTGGGCTGCag GTGGTCAGCACTCGTGTTGGGGGCATTCCTGAGGTGTTACCTGAGGACTTGATAACCCTGTGTGAACCCACTGTACGGTCTTTGTGTGCTGGTCTGGAAGCAGTCATCGCCAGGCAGCGCTCAGGCTCCGTCCCTTCCCCTGCCTCCGTACATGGACGTGTGCAAAATCTTTACACGTGGAGAAATGTTGCGGAGAGAACTGAAAAA GTGTATGACAGAGTGGCTGGAGAGGAGGTCCTCCCTCTGGACAGAAGGTTACGGAGGCTGAGGGCTCACTGCGGCCCCGTGGCTGGCTCCATCTTCGCCTTCTTCGCCGTGTTAGACTttctcttcctgctgctgatgcaGTGGTTGGTGCCGGATCGGGTCATGGACGTCGCTGTGGACGCTACCGGCCCTCAGGGACTGTGGAGGCGGGAAACGGGCAGCAGAAATGAAGCTTATTCCAAACGTGCCATGAAGCGATTAGCAGAAAGAGAAACTTCATGA
- the LOC127537181 gene encoding uncharacterized protein LOC127537181: MSIHSEESQCGGPSEPVGSLQAELVRLNERLKSQIEEAEIERLESLIDDIHAKINVQKVSITQPSSKVEPRKSSRERKLTPKMLELKQQEVSQKEKKFVMLYDKWKEQVRAVRRSLRNDCSDKDLCCLMDNVEESEAHVKEAYENIRAQSAPSTDIRRKMDSCSAVTADVMGLLKVRMSEVGQDDFDTKAENARLHMMLDKEYAQSIFSGSIPKSVGSQQSKCPSEQQSITAKRIDCVAQLAAKRAEMEMESAIAAQKQELKRLEDQRDLQVIAARMKAYSEAGSGEIPGIDEVSCPPVINNKEIKDEQLHYTTNYDNVQSDNATKEVSLVQVLHDTMALTRLPAPEPSVFLGDPLKFIEWSASFKALIERKCTNPADRLFYLQKYISGEARSVLEGSFYRKDEEAYSQAWEALNARYGHPFVIQRAYREKLNNWPKISSRDSVKLRQYSDFLTACSNAMSHVKGLHILNDCEENQRMLQKLPDWVTSRWNRHVTKQLQDTQKYPNFKEFAKFLAHEADVACNPVTSLCALKLSEERPSRDMKRAKANVLVTDTKESEKPNTVMKTQAVVVNSMRDTIESKRFNMPFNSSSSPVKCMYCSESHSIHKCQTFATKTSEEKKRFILEKNLCFGCLKKGHNSKDCRNKATCNICKKRHPTPMHENRNTAPETSPRAVVQTAEMSTSLSCSVDKGDGGSTSMIVPVWLSSVTSPEMETLVYALLDTQSSTTFVDSGVCEKMGAGLEPVKLKLTTLMGKDSIVQSDRVSGLRVRGFSSHSLVNLPPAYTREFIPLERSHIPTAATAQRWKHLNVIAQEIPELLECEVGLLIGYDCSRALAPRQVITGGDEEPYAIRTDLGWSIVGSSPKIVKSTEVTGLCHRVSVKELPSLTPAVVIRVLESDFRDTNYGEKTISQDDIHFMQILNQTIHQNSDGHLEMPLPFKTRPHLPENKQLALVRLKHLKRKLERNPKFKEDYVKFMAGVIEGGEAERAEDVPQDGNVWYIPHQGVYHPRKPEKIRVVFDCSAKYEGTALNDHLLTGPDLTNSLTGVLCRFRKHPVAVICDVEKMFHRFHVSREDRNYLRFLWWEQGDTNSEPKEYRMKVHLFGAASSPGCANYGMKFLASENEKEYPSAANFIKKSFYVDDGLISVESADEAKKLVKETQTVCAKGKLHLHKFISNNREILEFIPDCERASGVHDVNLSHGDLPVQTVLGVKWNVSSDIFCFSGSLEEKPATRRGILSTVASVFDPLGFLAPFLLLGKKVLQGMCQKGIAWDDPLPQDLHPQWKNWLNDLKSLQKLQIPRCFAPEALTKAQRVELHHFSDASSYGYGQCSYIRVVSEDKVHCSLIIGKARVAPTKVVTIPRLELTAAVVSAAVSSMLKEELELKIDQEYFWTDSKVVLGYIANEARRFHVFVANRVQRIRDMTDVAQWDYIETDQNPADHASRGLRVADLITSNWFTGPKFLWEREISSPKATPELIVGDPEIKTTQALQISGVQEENFMDRFKRFSKWHTALNVVARILRLSQRNRSQDLITVEERRKASLVLVRLAQRDAFKEEIQKLKRAKLPHNNKLFQLDPVLQEGVLRVGGRLKAASLPHDLKHPAILPKDSVVTRLILNHCHEKTQHQGRGQTLNELRANGYWIVGGSKVVANQIKQCVPCRRARRPTEIQKMADLPVNRTDPSPPFSFCGMDCFGPFSAKQGRKESKRYGLIFTCLSSRAIHIEMLEDLTTDAFINALRCFIAIRGPVREIRSDQGTNFVGAKNEFSKTLKEMDKDRLAAYLAEKQCDLVMNVPDASHMGGVWERQIRTVRSVMTWTLSKSAGRLDDASLRTFFYEAMSIINSRPLTTDSISDPKGEEPLTANHLLTMKTSVPLPPPGKFVAEDLYAKKRWRRVQYLSEQFWCRWKKEYLTNITLRQKWHSPRRNVKIGDVVILREEGCPRNEWRLGKVLNVCTDGDGLVRKATIQIGNKKLGKEGQRLTNPSVIERPVHKLVVLVESN; encoded by the coding sequence ATGTCAATCCATAGTGAAGAATCACAGTGTGGTGGTCCTAGCGAACCTGTTGGGTCACTCCAGGCAGAGTTGGTTAGACTAAATGAGAGGTTAAAATCTCAGATTGAGGAAGCTGAAATAGAGAGACTAGAGTCACTTATTGATGATATCCATGCAAAAATAAACGTTCAAAAGGTATCAATAACACAGCCTTCCTCCAAAGTTGAACCTCGTAAATCGTCACGAGAGAGAAAGTTAACTCCCAAAATGCTGGAGCTGAAACAGCAAGAGGTCTCTCAAAAGGAGAAGAAGTTCGTTATGTTGTACGACAAATGGAAGGAACAGGTTAGAGCAGTACGCCGCTCACTCAGAAACGATTGCTCTGACAAGGACTTGTGTTGCTTGATGGACAATGTTGAAGAGTCAGAAGCCCACGTGAAAGAGGCATATGAAAATATTCGAGCACAGTCTGCACCTTCTACTGATATTAGACGTAAGATGGATTCCTGCTCAGCAGTAACTGCAGATGTGATGGGACTGCTTAAAGTGCGCATGAGCGAAGTGGGACAAGATGACTTTGATACAAAGGCAGAAAATGCAAGATTGCACATGATGCTTGACAAAGAATATGCCCAGTCAATATTTAGTGGCTCAATCCCCAAATCTGTTGGTAGTCAGCAGTCAAAATGTCCATCAGAACAGCAAAGCATCACAGCAAAAAGAATAGACTGCGTTGCACAACTGGCCgcaaaaagagcagaaatggAAATGGAGTCGGCAATTGCTGCACAAAAACAAGAGCTCAAAAGACTGGAAGATCAGCGAGATCTCCAAGTGATCGCTGCTAGGATGAAAGCTTATTCTGAAGCAGGCTCAGGTGAGATCCCTGGAATAGATGAAGTGAGTTGTCCCCCTGTGATTAATAACAAAGAGATAAAAGATGAACAGTTACATTACACTACAAACTATGATAATGTACAATCAGACAATGCTACAAAGGAAGTTTCTTTAGTACAAGTATTACATGACACAATGGCACTCACCAGACTCCCAGCGCCTGAGCCCTCGGTCTTCTTAGGAGACCCACTGAAGTTCATAGAGTGGAGCGCTAGTTTCAAAGCACTCATAGAACGAAAATGTACAAATCCAGCAGACAGACTGTTTTACCTTCAGAAGTACATCAGCGGTGAAGCACGGTCAGTGCTTGAAGGAAGCTTCTACAGGAAGGATGAAGAAGCTTACAGCCAAGCGTGGGAAGCACTGAATGCTCGTTACGGTCATCCCTTTGTGATCCAGCGTGCATacagagaaaaactgaataACTGGCCAAAGATTAGTTCACGAGATTCTGTTAAACTTCGACAATACAGCGATTTCCTGACTGCTTGCAGCAATGCCATGTCACACGTTAAAGGTCTTCACATATTAAATGATTGTGAAGAAAATCAGAGGATGCTCCAAAAACTCCCAGACTGGGTGACTTCTCGATGGAACCGTCATGTAACAAAGCAACTGCAGGACACACAGAAATATCCTAATTTCAAAGAGTTTGCCAAGTTTCTGGCTCATGAAGCAGATGTGGCCTGCAACCCTGTAACATCCCTTTGTGCCTTGAAGTTGTCTGAAGAAAGGCCTTCCAGAGACATGAAACGGGCAAAAGCCAATGTGTTGgtcacagacacaaaagaatctGAAAAACCTAACACAGTAATGAAAACTCAAGCTGTTGTGGTGAACAGCATGAGAGATACAATTGAATCAAAGAGGTTTAACATGCCATTTAATTCCTCTTCAAGCCCAGTTAAATGCATGTACTGTAGTGAAAGTCATTCCATCCACAAATGCCAGACATTCGCTACTAAGACatcagaggaaaagaaaagattcATTCTGgagaaaaatctgtgttttggctGTCTTAAGAAAGGACACAATTCAAAGGACTGCAGAAACAAAGCAACCTGTAACATATGCAAGAAACGCCATCCAACACCGATGCATGAGAATCGCAACACAGCTCCAGAGACATCTCCTCGTGCTGTTGTGCAGACAGCAGAAATGTCAACTTCACTCTCTTGCTCTGTAGACAAAGGTGATGGTGGGAGCACATCCATGATAGTGCCTGTGTGGCTCTCATCGGTCACAAGCCCTGAAATGGAGACATTAGTATACGCTTTGTTAGATACGCAGAGTAGCACTACCTTTGTAGACAGTGGTGTGTGTGAGAAGATGGGAGCAGGATTAGAGCCGGTCAAGTTAAAGCTTACCACTTTGATGGGAAAGGATTCCATCGTTCAGAGTGACAGAGTTAGTGGTCTTAGAGTCAGAGGGTTTTCCTCACATAGCTTAGTTAACTTGCCACCTGCATACACCAGAGAATTCATCCCACTTGAACGCTCACACATTCCCACAGCTGCAACAGCACAGAGATGGAAACATCTGAATGTTATAGCACAAGAGATACCAGAGTTGTTAGAATGTGAAGTCGGACTCTTAATAGGCTATGACTGTAGCAGAGCATTAGCGCCACGACAAGTTATTACTGGTGGTGATGAAGAGCCATATGCCATTAGGACTGACTTAGGATGGAGCATTGTTGGTAGCTCACCAAAGATTGTTAAGTCAACAGAAGTGACAGGTCTCTGCCATCGTGTGTCTGTCAAAGAGCTTCCATCGTTAACACCAGCTGTTGTCATCAGAGTCCTCGAATCGGACTTTAGAGACACAAATTATGGGGAAAAGACTATATCACAAGATGATATTCACTTCATGCAAATCCTGAACCAGACAATACACCAGAACTCAGATGGCCATCTAGAAATGCCACTTCCTTTTAAAACACGTCCACACCTACCAGAAAATAAGCAACTTGCTCTAGTGCGACTGAAGCACCTGAAAAGGAAATTGGAGAGAAATCCAAAGTTTAAAGAGGACTATGTTAAGTTCATGGCAGGCGTCATTGAAGgtggagaagcagagagagCTGAAGATGTGCCACAAGATGGAAATGTGTGGTATATTCCACATCAAGGGGTTTATCACCCGAGAAAGCCTGAAAAAATTAGAGTTGTGTTTGATTGTTCTGCCAAATATGAAGGCACCGCTCTAAACGACCACTTACTGACAGGACCTGATCTCACCAATAGTCTGACAGGGGTTCTCTGTAGATTTCGCAAACATCCAGTAGCAGTTATCTGTGATGTGGAGAAAATGTTTCATAGATTTCATGTAAGCAGAGAGGACAGAAACTATTTGCGCTTTCTTTGGTGGGAACAGGGCGATACCAATTCAGAGCCAAAGGAATATCGCATGAAGGTTCACCTTTTCGGGGCAGCATCGTCCCCTGGGTGCGCGAACTATGGTATGAAGTTCTTAGCAAGTGAGAATGAGAAAGAGTATCCATCTGCAGCCAACTTCATTAAGAAAAGTTTTTATGTTGATGATGGCCTCATCAGTGTAGAGTCAGCAGATGAAGCCAAAAAACTagtgaaagagacacaaactgtgtGTGCAAAGGGGAAACTGCATCTCCACAAGTTTATCTCCAACAACAGAGAAATCCTAGAGTTCATTCCTGACTGCGAACGAGCAAGTGGAGTTCATGATGTAAATCTCAGCCATGGCGATCTACCTGTGCAGACTGTGTTGGGAGTAAAGTGGAATGTGAGCAGcgacattttctgtttcagtggATCCCTCGAGGAAAAACCAGCAACTCGGAGAGGAATCCTTTCAACCGTTGCATCTGTGTTTGACCCCCTCGGCTTCCTTGCTCCATTTCTTCTCCTAGGAAAGAAAGTGCTACAAGGAATGTGTCAAAAGGGCATAGCATGGGACGACCCGCTGCCCCAAGACTTACACCCACAGTGGAAGAATTGGCTGAATGATCTAAAGAgtctgcaaaaactccaaatcccAAGATGCTTTGCTCCTGAAGCTCTAACTAAAGCTCAAAGAGTTGAGTTGCATCATTTTTCAGATGCAAGTAGTTATGGATACGGTCAATGTTCATACATACGAGTGGTGAGTGAAGATAAAGTTCATTGCTCATTAATCATCGGCAAGGCCAGAGTCGCTCCCACAAAAGTTGTAACCATACCAAGGCTTGAGCTAACAGCCGCTGTGGTGTCAGCAGCAGTCAGCAGCATGTTGAAAGAAGAGCTGGAACTCAAGATCGACCAGGAATACTTTTGGACTGATTCAAAAGTAGTTCTAGGCTACATCGCTAATGAAGCCCGTAGATTTCACGTTTTTGTAGCCAACAGAGTTCAGAGAATCAGAGATATGACAGATGTAGCTCAGTGGGATTACATTGAAACTGATCAAAATCCGGCTGATCATGCCTCCAGAGGCCTCAGGGTGGCAGACTTGATCACTTCCAACTGGTTTACTGGACCAAAATTTCTCTGGGAGAGAGAAATTTCCTCACCTAAAGCAACTCCAGAGCTTATAGTAGGAGATCctgagataaaaacaacacaagcgctGCAAATCAGTGGAGTTCAGGAAGAGAATTTCATGGACAGATTCAAACGATTTTCTAAATGGCACACTGCATTGAATGTAGTAGCTCGGATCCTACGGCTATCGCAAAGGAACAGATCACAAGATCTCATAACAGTTGAGGAAAGGAGAAAAGCAAGTTTAGTGCTTGTGAGGTTAGCACAGAGAGATGCCTTCAAAGAGGAAATACAGAAGCTTAAGCGGGCAAAATTGCCACATAATAATAAGTTGTTTCAGCTTGATCCAGTACTGCAGGAGGGTGTCCTCAGGGTGGGAGGGAGATTAAAAGCAGCTTCCTTACCTCATGACCTGAAACATCCTGCCATCTTGCCAAAAGATAGTGTTGTCACACGCCTGATCCTGAATCACTGTCATGAGAAAACGCAGCATCAAGGCAGAGGTCAGACCCTCAATGAACTGAGAGCAAATGGCTACTGGATTGTTGGTGGCAGCAAGGTTGtagcaaatcaaatcaaacaatGTGTCCCATGCAGAAGAGCTCGCAggcctacagaaatacaaaaaatggcTGATCTGCCTGTGAACCGTACTGACCCCTCACCACCATTCTCATTTTGCGGGATGGATTGTTTTGGACCCTTTTCAGCTAAACAGGGTCGGAAAGAGAGCAAGAGATACGGTCTGATATTCACTTGCTTATCATCAAGAGCCATTCACATAGAAATGCTTGAAGATCTAACAACAGATGCCTTCATTAATGCATTACGGTGTTTTATCGCCATCAGAGGACCTGTAAGAGAGATCAGATCTGATCAGGGAACAAATTTTGTCGGAgcaaaaaatgagttttcaaaGACACTAAAGGAAATGGACAAAGACAGATTGGCTGCTTATTTAGCAGAGAAACAGTGTGACCTTGTTATGAATGTACCTGATGCCAGTCACATGGGAGGCGTATGGGAACGGCAGATTAGGACGGTGAGGAGTGTTATGACTTGGACTCTCTCAAAGAGTGCTGGGAGGTTGGATGATGCATCCTTGAGAACATTTTTCTACGAAGCCATGTCAATAATAAATAGCCGCCCGCTCACCACTGACAGCATCAGTGATCCTAAAGGTGAAGAGCCGCTTACAGCAAACCATTTGCTCACCATGAAAACCTctgttcctcttcctcccccggGAAAGTTTGTGGCAGAAGATCTGTACGCCAAGAAAAGGTGGCGCAGAGTGCAGTATTTGTCTGAACAATTCTGGTGTAGATGGAAGAAAGAATACTTGACAAACATTACTCTAAGGCAAAAGTGGCATTCTCCACGACGTAATGTTAAGATTGGAGATGTTGTCATTCTCAGAGAAGAGGGATGTCCTCGCAATGAATGGAGACTGGGGAAAGTTTTGAATGTCTGTACAGATGGTGATGGTCTGGTGCGTAAAGCCACCATACAAATAGGTAACAAGAAATTAGGAAAGGAAGGTCAAAGGCTCACTAATCCATCTGTCATTGAACGTCCAGTTCATAAACTTGTTGTTTTAGTGGAAAGTAATTAA
- the LOC110952348 gene encoding gastrin-releasing peptide receptor-like, translating to MSLEDPLILTTEDSSTFPPNVSGAFRDSAEEQQRYNIWLPGIGIAAVYGLIIIVGLVGNVTLMKTCLQVRSMRTVPNLFLSSLALGDLLLLVTCAPVDASKYLVDRWLFGRVGCKLIAFIQLTSVGVSVFTLTALSADRYKAIVKPLDIHRSSTTISFRLRVGAIWLLSGTLAIPEAVFSDLHTFTTSHTNETFTTCAPYPETGQLHPKIHSTASFLIFYIVPLFIISVYYCFIARSLVRSSADIPAEGHLHLQRQIKSRKRLAKTVLVFVGLFAVCWLPNHVIYLYRSYHYGQADTSLGHFIASVSARILAFTNSCVNPFALYLMSKSFSKHFNKQLQCCTSPRRLHSQSSGRTNITTV from the exons ATGTCTCTGGAGGATCCGCTCATCCTGACCACCGAGGACAGCAGCACTTTCCCCCCAAATGTCTCCGGAGCGTTTCGGGACTCAGCAGAAGAGCAGCAGCGGTACAACATCTGGCTCCCGGGCATCGGGATCGCCGCCGTTTATGGTCTCATCATCATCGTAGGTCTGGTTGGAAATGTCACCCTGATGAAGACGTGTCTGCAGGTGAGGTCCATGCGCACGGTGCCCAACCTGTTCCTGTCCAGCCTGGCTCTGGGGGACCTGTTGCTGCTGGTCACCTGCGCCCCGGTGGACGCCAGCAAGTACCTGGTGGACCGGTGGCTGTTCGGCCGAGTGGGCTGCAAACTGATCGCCTTCATCCAGCTCACCTCGGTGGGAGTCTCCGTGTTCACACTCACCGCGCTCTCTGCGGACAG GTACAAAGCCATCGTGAAACCTCTGGACATCCACAGGTCCAGCACTACGATCAGTTTCAGATTACGAGTCGGGGCGATCTGGCTGCTCTCTGGGACTCTGGCCATTCCCGAAGCCGTCTTCTCCGACCTGCACACCTTCACAACCAGCCACACCAACGAGACATTCACGACCTGTGCTCCCTACCCCGAGACCGGACAGCTCCATCCCAAGATCCACTCCACCGCCTCCTTCCTCATCTTCTACATCGTCCCACTCTTCATCATATCCGTCTACTACTGCTTCATCGCTCGCAGTCTGGTCAGGAGCTCAGCGGACATCCCTGCTGAGGGACACCTGCACCTCCAGAGACAG ATCAAGTCCAGGAAGCGTTTGGCCAAAACCGTGCtggtgtttgttggtttgtttgcgGTCTGCTGGCTGCCCAACCATGTGATCTACCTGTACCGTTCCTACCACTACGGCCAGGCGGACACGTCGCTGGGCCACTTCATCGCCAGTGTGAGCGCTCGCATCCTGGCCTTCACCAACTCCTGCGTGAACCCGTTTGCTTTGTACCTGATGAGCAAAAGCTTCAGCAAACACTTCAACAAGCAGCTGCAGTGCTGCACCTCCCCGAGACGCCTGCACAGCCAGAGCAGCGGGAGAACAAACATCACCACCGTCTGA